The segment AAGTTACATTTATCGTCACTTACCTTTTGTACAAAAAATGAAATGGAATTTTTCTCTAATTTTTTCACCATATATCCCATAGTATCTACAGGAGCAGTATGCAAAACCAAGTGCCTCAATCCCTTGTTCAGTTCATAGATATGATGGGCAAAAAGTTCGTAGTTATATTTTATAAGGCTTTTTTTATCTCCTCTGTCCATTTTTCTACCCTTTCATCAGTTAAATCTGACTGATTTACGTCATCTATTGCCAATCCTAAAAACTTCCCGTCTTCTACACCTCTTGATCCGTCAAATTCGTATCCGTCTGTGTCA is part of the Sebaldella sp. S0638 genome and harbors:
- a CDS encoding DUF2023 family protein, which encodes MDRGDKKSLIKYNYELFAHHIYELNKGLRHLVLHTAPVDTMGYMVKKLEKNSISFFVQKVSDDKCNLFFGEKECIDIIKKFNKTSLRKYTAEEDFILGILLGYDPLKQSKRYLKFKADSN